Below is a genomic region from Thermus oshimai DSM 12092.
TGCGCGCTTCCCCCAAAACGCGGGGAGGGTGGAGGCCCGGGAGGAGGTGGAAAGGACGCTTTCCGAGGTCCTCAAGACCCGCCCCAGGGCTTACTGGTTGGAACTTTTTCAGAAAGAAGGGATCCCCGCCGCCCCCGTGAACGACCTCGCCGAGGCCTTCGCTGACCCCCAGGCCCAGGCCCGGGGGGCGGTCTGGACCCTGGAGCACCCCCTCCTTGGGGCCCTCCCTACCCTGGCCAACCCCTTGCGCTTCCTCTCCCGCACCCCTGCGAGGCCCACCCTCCCCCCGCCCCTCCTGGGCCAGCACAGCCGGGAGGTGCTCCTCGAGGCGGGCTTTTCCCAAGAGGAGGTGGAGGGGCTCCTTCGGGAAGGGGTGGTCAAGGGGCCGTAATGGGTTGGGGAAGAGCCCTTTTAGGGGCCCCCGTCGCGGCGCAAGCCGCGACGGGAAAAAAACACCCCCGGCTTCCCAGCGGCGCCCGACCCGAGGCGCTTAGGGCTGCTTCCTTCCGGACCTGACCCGGTTCACGCCCGGACCGCCGCGCTGGACCGGGGGCTTTTGTAGTATAGCACCCATGGAGGCCTTAAAGGTGGAGGGCCTGAGCAAGCGCTACGGGCGGAAGCCCATCCTGGAGGGCGTGTCCCTTTCCGTGCGTCCGGGGGAGGTCTACGCCCTGGCGGGCCCCAACGGTTCCGGCAAGACCACCCTCATCCGCCTCCTCACCGGGCTCGCCTTCCCCACCGCGGGGAAGGCCTTCCTCCTGGGGGAGGACGTCCACCAGAACCCGAGGGCCCGGCGCCACCTGGGGGCGGTGGTGGAGGCCCCCGCAGCCTTCTACCCCCACCTCACGGGGCGGGAGAACCTGCGGATGCAGGCCTACCTCTCCGGGCTTAAGGACGAGGCCCGCATAGGGGAGGTCCTGGCCCGGCTTAAGCTCCTCTCGGTGGCGGACCAGAAGGTGGCCCTTTACTCCCTGGGCCAGCGCCAAAGGCTCGGCCTGGCCGCGGCCATCCTCCACCGCCCCAAGGTCCTGGTGCTGGACGAGCCCACCAGCGGCCTGGACCCCGAGGGGGTGGAGCTGGTCCACACCCTTCTCCGGGAACTCGCCAAGGAGGGGGTGGCGGTTTTCCTCTCCACCCACCACCTGCAGGAGGTGGCCGCCTACGCCCACCGGGTGGGGATCCTGGGGGGCGGGCGCCTTCTGGACGAGGTGGGGCTTGGGGAAAGGCGCCTGTTCCGCCTGGAGGCGGAGCCCCTGGAAGGGGCCTTGGCCCTCCTCAAGACCCTGCCCCAGGTGAAGGAGGCCAGGCTCCAAGGGAGGGCCATCCTCCTGGAGGGCGAGCCGGAGGCCGCCCTTAGGGCCCTCCTCCAGGACGGGTACCGGGTCCTGGCCTTCCACCCCCACCGCTTTGACCTCCTGGCCTACTACCAGGAAAGGGTGCACCATGCTTAGGGTTTTCTTCTGGGAGCTGTCCAAGCTATTCCACCTTCGCTCGGTGCGGATCGGCCTTGTGGTGGCCTTCCTGCTCCCTTTTCTCTGGGCTTTGGCCCCCGGGCTGAAGGAGGTCTACGGCCTGGTCCTGGCCTCGGGCTGGCAGGTGGTGGCCTTAAGCCTCCTTGCGGGGATGGAGTTCCTCTTCCCCTTCCTGGTGGTCATGGCCGCCAGCGAGGCCCTGGGGGGGGAGGTGGCCCAGGGGACCCTGAAAACCCTCCTCCTCAGGCCTTTTCCCCGTTATAGCCTCCTCCTCGCCAAGCTCCTCGCGGTGCTCCTCTACCCCTTCCTCCTCCTTTCGGCAAGCTTCCTAGGGGGGCTCCTCGCGGGCCTGCCCCATGGCCTTGGGGGCTTTTTCGGGGGCACGGGGCTTGGGCCTGGGGGGTTTGCCGGGGTGGGGTACCTTTCCCCTGGGGCGGCCTTGGGGGAGCTCCTCGAGGCCCACCTCCTGGCGGGG
It encodes:
- a CDS encoding ABC transporter permease; protein product: MLRVFFWELSKLFHLRSVRIGLVVAFLLPFLWALAPGLKEVYGLVLASGWQVVALSLLAGMEFLFPFLVVMAASEALGGEVAQGTLKTLLLRPFPRYSLLLAKLLAVLLYPFLLLSASFLGGLLAGLPHGLGGFFGGTGLGPGGFAGVGYLSPGAALGELLEAHLLAGMVLLPLAALALLYATVFLSTTASALAAVATLLLMRLLVAFPALTPFLLTTYLDLHLRPEAAAIGLPLLLLYTLGFGGLALLTFERKDL
- a CDS encoding ABC transporter ATP-binding protein, whose protein sequence is MEALKVEGLSKRYGRKPILEGVSLSVRPGEVYALAGPNGSGKTTLIRLLTGLAFPTAGKAFLLGEDVHQNPRARRHLGAVVEAPAAFYPHLTGRENLRMQAYLSGLKDEARIGEVLARLKLLSVADQKVALYSLGQRQRLGLAAAILHRPKVLVLDEPTSGLDPEGVELVHTLLRELAKEGVAVFLSTHHLQEVAAYAHRVGILGGGRLLDEVGLGERRLFRLEAEPLEGALALLKTLPQVKEARLQGRAILLEGEPEAALRALLQDGYRVLAFHPHRFDLLAYYQERVHHA